The following coding sequences lie in one Vespa velutina chromosome 24, iVesVel2.1, whole genome shotgun sequence genomic window:
- the LOC124957050 gene encoding cytochrome P450 315a1, mitochondrial isoform X3 has translation MPKHFLPEPWVLYNELRSLQRGLLFMNGEEWLQFRRILNKVMLLSDPTDMFVGPCQKAAEGLVEKWTSQISNDNILSQLETQLYQWSIEAMLATLMGSTWHRHKANISRDSENLARTLHKIFEYTAELSMLPAKLAKTLRLPSWNRFVESADSALSIVRTLVPEMVRLGGDGLLQTMMDEGIRDDDLVRIVTDFIIAAGDTTAFSTQWMLFLLGSDSELQEKLYESIKNLSSKEILRDSLIKGVIKETLRLYPIAPFITRYLPEDNVIGGYFVPKGELLLLSLYSSSRDATNFPRPNEFYPERWIRTENGNYQDVVHPYANIPFALGARSCVGRKLAEIQISLVLAELVRTFKIKCMNKDEVKLILHLISVPSKPIKLKLIQRNFTER, from the exons CTAAACATTTTCTTCCTGAACCATGGGTTCTCTATAACGAGCTACGATCTTTACAACGAGGATTGCTTTTTAT gaACGGAGAAGAGTGGTTACAATTTCGGCGAATATTAAATAAGGTGATGCTGTTGTCAGATCCAACCGACATGTTTGTTGGTCCATGTCAAAAAGCTGCTGAGGGATTAGTAGAAAAATGGACAAGTCAAatcagtaacgataatattttatcacaaTTGGAAACACAACTTTATCAATGGTCGATCgaag cgATGTTGGCGACTCTAATGGGATCTACGTGGCACCGTCATAAAGCAAATATATCACGGGATTCAGAGAATTTGGCGAGAACATTGCATAAGATATTCGAATATACAGCTGAATTATCAATGTTACCGGCAAAATTAGCGAAAACCTTGAGATTACCTTCTTGGAACAGGTTCGTTGAATCTGCTGATTCGGCGTTAAGTATCGTTCGAACATTGGTACCGGAAATGGTTCGCCTTGGAGGTGATGGTCTGCTGCAGACGATGATGGACGAAGGAATTCGGGACGATGATCTCGTTAGGATAGTAACCGACTTTATTATAGCTGCTGGAGATACG acgGCTTTCTCCACTCAGTGGATGTTATTTTTACTTGGTAGTGATTCAGAATTGCAAGAGAAATTGTatgaatcaattaaaaatctttcgtcGAAGGAAATATTACGTGATTCATTGATAAAAGGAGTCATTAAAGAAACACTTAGGCTCTATCCAATAGCTCCATTTATCACGAGATATTTACCAGAGGATAACGTGATAGGTGGTTATTTCGTCCCTAAAGGG GAATTACTTTTACTGTCATTATATTCGAGTAGTAGAGATGCTACGAATTTTCCACGACCAAATGAATTTTATCCAGAACGATGGATCCGAACGGAAAATGGTAATTATCAGGATGTAGTTCATCCTTATGCTAATATACCATTTGCTTTAGGAGCAAGAAGTTGTGTCGGTCGAAAACTCGCAGAAATTCAAATATCTCTTGTTTTGGCTGAg cTTGTTCgtacttttaaaataaaatgcatgAATAAAGATGAAGTGAAATTGATATTGCACTTGATCTCTGTACCGTCTAAACCGATAAAGCTTAAATTAATACAGAGAAATTTTACGGAAAGATAG